In Achromobacter spanius, the following proteins share a genomic window:
- a CDS encoding AMP nucleosidase, translating to MMNAVHPLSSMNRPDALPFEPFQDARAAVDRLSEIYARNTAFLRAAFREVLKGPGNGPERARAYYPAIRIVVETYDPIDTRLSYGHVAEPGIYQTTITQPELFRDYLIEQVGQLLQNHRVAVEVGESDSPIPLHFAFPEGAYVEGEHLEALKRPLRDLFDVPDLAVTDDAIVNGSWRGKEGEPKPLAPFTAQRVDYSLHRLQHYTSTAPAHFQNFVLFTNYQFYVDEFCARARALMASGNEDYEMLVEPGNRITRRGENGPGDEGQGVRLPQMPAYHLVRSDHSGITLVNIGVGPSNAKTITDHIAVLRPHAWLMLGHCAGLRDSQRLGDYVLAHGYVREDHVLDDDLPTWVPVPALAEVQVALEQAVEEVAGLSGWDLKRIMRTGTVATIDNRNWELRDHVELVERFAQSRAIALDMESATIAANGFRFRVPYGTLLCVSDKPLHGELKLPGMASVFYRRQVNQHLEIGIRALERLRDMPPERLHSRKLRTFMETAFQ from the coding sequence ATGATGAACGCAGTACACCCTTTGTCTTCCATGAACCGGCCCGACGCCTTGCCCTTCGAACCTTTCCAGGATGCGCGGGCCGCCGTCGACCGCTTGTCCGAAATCTACGCGCGCAACACGGCTTTCCTGCGCGCCGCTTTCCGCGAAGTGCTCAAAGGCCCCGGCAACGGCCCCGAGCGTGCCCGCGCGTATTACCCGGCAATCCGTATCGTGGTTGAAACCTACGACCCGATCGACACGCGGCTGTCCTACGGCCATGTGGCCGAACCCGGCATTTACCAAACCACCATCACCCAACCCGAATTGTTCCGCGACTACCTGATCGAACAAGTGGGTCAACTGTTGCAGAACCACCGCGTGGCGGTGGAAGTGGGCGAATCCGATTCCCCCATCCCGCTGCATTTCGCCTTTCCGGAAGGCGCCTATGTCGAAGGTGAACACCTGGAAGCGCTGAAGCGCCCGCTTCGTGACCTGTTCGATGTGCCTGACCTGGCTGTCACCGACGACGCCATCGTGAACGGTTCCTGGCGCGGCAAAGAGGGTGAGCCCAAGCCGCTGGCGCCGTTTACTGCACAACGCGTCGACTATTCTCTGCACCGTTTGCAGCACTACACGTCCACCGCGCCGGCGCATTTTCAGAATTTTGTGCTGTTCACCAATTACCAGTTCTATGTCGATGAATTCTGCGCGCGCGCTCGCGCACTGATGGCCAGCGGCAACGAAGACTACGAGATGCTGGTCGAGCCGGGCAACCGCATCACGCGGCGTGGCGAAAACGGCCCGGGCGACGAAGGCCAGGGCGTGCGCCTGCCGCAAATGCCCGCCTATCACCTGGTGCGCAGTGACCACTCCGGCATCACGCTGGTAAATATTGGCGTGGGCCCGTCCAACGCCAAGACCATTACCGACCACATCGCCGTGCTGCGTCCGCACGCCTGGTTGATGCTGGGCCATTGCGCCGGCCTGCGTGATTCCCAACGCCTGGGCGACTACGTGCTGGCGCACGGCTATGTGCGCGAAGACCACGTCCTGGACGATGACCTGCCCACCTGGGTGCCGGTGCCCGCCCTGGCCGAGGTGCAGGTGGCCTTGGAACAGGCGGTGGAAGAGGTTGCCGGGCTGTCGGGGTGGGACCTGAAACGCATCATGCGCACGGGCACCGTGGCCACCATCGACAACCGCAACTGGGAGCTGCGCGACCACGTTGAACTGGTCGAGCGCTTTGCGCAGTCCAGAGCCATTGCATTGGACATGGAATCGGCCACCATCGCCGCGAACGGCTTTCGCTTTCGGGTGCCTTATGGCACGTTGCTATGTGTATCCGACAAGCCCCTGCACGGTGAATTGAAACTGCCCGGCATGGCCAGCGTGTTCTATCGACGGCAGGTCAACCAGCATCTGGAAATTGGCATCCGCGCGCTGGAGCGCCTGCGCGACATGCCGCCTGAACGCCTGCATTCGCGCAAGCTGCGTACCTTCATGGAAACGGCCTTCCAGTAG
- a CDS encoding C40 family peptidase: MTPPTRKVRIANFRIPVFLSAPLLALTLSWIPGAAQASLPTEQARPTLSGLRLAQEPTVPTLRERVVQAGLDAIGTPYSWGGDDAEGFDCSGLVLYVFREIAGLELPRTARAQRSEGKSVPNKQELRPGDLVFFATRGRGVTSHVGIYIGQNKFVHAPRRGTKVRVDEMKNPYWTKRYVGARRYLDTTQGQMLAQASR; encoded by the coding sequence ATGACGCCGCCTACGCGAAAAGTCCGAATTGCCAATTTCCGCATTCCCGTTTTTCTATCTGCCCCCCTTCTTGCTCTGACCCTCTCGTGGATACCAGGCGCTGCTCAGGCCTCCCTGCCCACCGAGCAAGCCCGCCCCACGCTCAGCGGCCTGCGCCTGGCGCAAGAGCCCACCGTGCCGACCTTGCGTGAACGTGTCGTGCAAGCGGGCCTGGACGCCATCGGCACTCCCTACAGTTGGGGTGGCGACGACGCCGAAGGCTTCGACTGCAGCGGCTTGGTGCTGTATGTCTTCCGCGAGATCGCAGGACTTGAACTTCCCCGTACCGCCCGCGCCCAGCGCAGCGAAGGGAAGTCCGTACCTAACAAGCAAGAACTGCGTCCGGGCGACCTGGTCTTCTTCGCCACCCGTGGCCGCGGCGTAACGTCGCACGTGGGCATCTACATCGGCCAGAACAAATTCGTCCATGCGCCTCGGCGCGGCACCAAGGTGCGCGTCGACGAAATGAAGAACCCCTACTGGACCAAGCGCTACGTTGGCGCGCGGCGCTATCTGGACACCACGCAGGGCCAGATGCTGGCGCAAGCCTCGCGCTAA
- a CDS encoding TonB-dependent receptor: protein MSFPTYSAGARAALRAVAMRPLTLACLAALPYALPAAAQAQTPSDAATLAPVVITANPLGSDALTTPASVLEGQGLALRRASNLGETLNGLPGVSTTSYGPMVGRPIIRGLDGDRIRLLNNGVGMLDASSLSFDHAVPQDPLSMNRVEVLRGPAALLYGGNAIGGVVNTVDNRIPTEAIDGIHGEVGGSYGGANNDRNGAVQLEGGDGTFAIHADVFGRKTDTLRIPGYARTAQQRAADGPDTDQPRGRLPNSDGEASGGALGMSWTSDHGYAGLSYSGYDANYGSVAEEDVRIKMHQERFGAAGELRDLDGPFKSIKLNFAYTDYQHKEVEDGETGTVFKNRGYEARIEARHADIGPLHGVLGLQFGQTRFSALGDEALVPTTDTDSAALFALEEWDLTDRFTLSAGARIDHTQLTPTAGGNDRFDGSSRRDFNAGSFSVGGIYKLDSRWSVAANGAYTERAPTFYELYANGPHAATGQYLVGDQNLGKERAWSGDLSLRYKNDTDHGSIGVFYSSFSNYLAETNTGRYRNDDGDVVAVGDDDALPEARYQGVPARLYGLEAENVTRVLQRDGHTLDLGLSGDYTLSRNRDTGRSLPRIPPLRLRVALDYGYGPYSAGVSVSKAFAQHDHPANDTSTAGYYSLDANAGYRFKTIGVQWEAYVRGLNLTNQDIRYATSVLRDVAPEGGRAVMVGLRGSF, encoded by the coding sequence ATGAGTTTCCCGACCTATTCCGCCGGGGCGCGTGCCGCGCTGCGCGCTGTTGCCATGCGCCCGTTGACGCTTGCCTGCCTGGCTGCCTTGCCCTACGCCCTACCCGCCGCCGCGCAGGCGCAAACCCCGTCCGACGCCGCCACGCTGGCACCCGTCGTCATTACCGCCAATCCGCTGGGCAGCGACGCGCTGACCACGCCCGCCAGCGTGCTGGAAGGCCAAGGCCTGGCGTTGCGCCGCGCCTCGAATCTGGGTGAAACACTGAACGGGCTGCCCGGTGTGTCCACCACCAGTTACGGCCCCATGGTGGGCCGGCCGATCATCCGCGGGCTGGACGGCGACCGGATCCGCCTGTTGAACAACGGCGTCGGCATGCTGGATGCGTCGTCGCTGTCGTTCGACCACGCCGTGCCGCAGGACCCGTTGTCGATGAACCGGGTGGAGGTGCTGCGCGGCCCCGCCGCCCTGCTCTACGGCGGCAACGCCATCGGCGGCGTCGTCAACACCGTGGACAACCGCATTCCCACCGAAGCCATCGACGGCATCCATGGCGAGGTGGGCGGCAGCTACGGCGGCGCCAACAATGACCGCAACGGCGCCGTGCAACTGGAAGGCGGCGACGGCACCTTTGCCATCCACGCCGATGTGTTCGGGCGCAAGACCGACACGCTGCGCATTCCGGGCTATGCGCGCACGGCGCAGCAACGCGCGGCCGACGGGCCAGATACCGATCAACCCCGCGGCCGCCTGCCCAACAGCGACGGCGAGGCCAGCGGCGGCGCGTTGGGCATGTCATGGACAAGCGATCACGGTTACGCAGGCTTGTCCTACAGCGGTTACGACGCCAACTATGGTTCCGTCGCCGAAGAAGACGTGCGCATCAAGATGCACCAGGAACGCTTCGGCGCGGCCGGCGAGCTGCGTGACCTTGACGGGCCGTTCAAAAGCATCAAGCTCAACTTCGCCTACACGGACTACCAGCACAAGGAAGTGGAAGACGGCGAAACCGGCACGGTGTTCAAGAACCGGGGCTATGAGGCGCGAATCGAGGCGCGCCACGCCGACATCGGTCCGCTGCACGGCGTGCTGGGCCTGCAGTTCGGGCAGACTCGCTTTTCAGCGCTGGGCGACGAAGCGCTGGTGCCCACCACCGACACCGATTCCGCCGCGCTCTTTGCGCTGGAGGAATGGGACCTGACCGACCGCTTTACGCTGTCGGCCGGCGCTCGTATCGATCACACGCAGTTGACGCCGACGGCGGGCGGCAACGACCGTTTCGACGGATCCTCGCGCCGCGACTTCAACGCGGGCAGCTTTTCGGTGGGCGGCATCTACAAGCTGGACAGCCGCTGGTCGGTCGCCGCCAACGGCGCCTATACCGAGCGCGCGCCCACCTTCTACGAGCTCTACGCCAACGGCCCCCACGCCGCCACGGGCCAATACCTGGTCGGTGACCAGAACCTGGGCAAGGAACGCGCGTGGTCGGGCGACCTGTCGTTGCGCTACAAAAATGACACCGACCACGGCAGCATCGGGGTGTTCTACAGCAGCTTCTCCAACTATCTGGCGGAAACGAACACCGGACGCTATCGCAACGACGACGGCGACGTGGTCGCGGTGGGCGACGACGACGCATTGCCCGAGGCGCGCTACCAAGGCGTGCCCGCCCGCCTGTACGGCCTGGAAGCCGAAAACGTGACGCGGGTCTTGCAGCGTGATGGCCATACCCTGGACCTGGGCTTGTCTGGCGACTACACCCTCTCGCGCAACCGGGATACGGGCCGTTCGCTGCCGCGCATTCCGCCGCTGCGCCTGCGCGTGGCGCTGGACTACGGCTACGGGCCTTACAGCGCGGGGGTGAGCGTGTCCAAAGCCTTTGCCCAACACGACCACCCGGCCAACGACACCTCCACCGCCGGGTACTACAGCCTGGACGCCAACGCCGGCTACCGCTTCAAGACCATCGGCGTGCAGTGGGAGGCCTACGTGCGCGGCTTGAACCTGACCAATCAGGACATCCGCTACGCCACCTCGGTACTGCGCGACGTGGCGCCGGAAGGCGGACGCGCCGTCATGGTGGGCTTGCGCGGCAGCTTCTGA